In Macadamia integrifolia cultivar HAES 741 chromosome 5, SCU_Mint_v3, whole genome shotgun sequence, a single window of DNA contains:
- the LOC122079051 gene encoding stearoyl-[acyl-carrier-protein] 9-desaturase 6, chloroplastic-like, with protein sequence MQGSHVLSSHPMHLSSGRKCRKLTTGNSKLRRQLVSAVAAPPAPRQTTAIVPPEKVELFKSLNGWAGENILPLLKPVEKSWQPHDFLPDSSLPSEEFVEQVLTLRDRTAELPDDYLVVLVGDLITEEAVPTYMSLLNRMEGVKDETGTSPDPWSIWIRHWTAEENRHGDLLNKYLYLSGRVNMPMIERTIQNLIGSGMTLATQITPYSGLVYTSFQERATFITHGKTANLANRSGDPVLARICGTIAADEKRHENAYQKMVEKLLEVDPTETMITIADVLGHNITMPASLMYDGENSNLFNHFSIVTQKLGVYTIADYADILEFLVGRWKLEKIGGLDGKAQEAQDFVCGLPRKIRRLQERAEERAQKLKPQTMRLSWIFNREITV encoded by the exons ATGCAAGGTTCACATGTCCTCTCCTCCCACCCAATGCACCTTTCCTCCGGGAGAAAATGCCGGAAACTCACAACCGGAAACTCTAAATTACGGCGGCAATTAGTCTCAGCTGTGGCGGCACCACCTGCACCTCGGCAAACCACCGCCATTGTGCCACCAGAGAAGGTGGAGCTGTTCAAGTCACTTAACGGATGGGCGGGAGAAAATATCTTGCCACTGCTAAAACCTGTGGAGAAAAGTTGGCAGCCGCACGATTTCTTGCCGGACTCATCCTTACCGTCGGAGGAATTTGTGGAGCAAGTTCTGACCTTACGTGACCGAACGGCAGAATTGCCAGACGATTACTTAGTTGTATTGGTGGGTGACTTGATCACAGAAGAGGCTGTGCCCACCTACATGTCGCTTCTCAACAGAATGGAAGGAGTTAAAGATGAGACCGGAACCAGCCCGGATCCTTGGTCTATTTGGATACGACATTGGACGGCCGAAGAGAACCGGCACGGCGACCTGCTCAACAAGTACTTGTACTTGTCTGGACGCGTCAATATGCCTATGATCGAGCGTACTATACAGAACCTTATTGGCTCCGGCATG ACTCTAGCAACACAAATCACTCCATACAGCGGACTCGTGTACACATCATTTCAAGAACGAGCAACATTCATAACACATGGCAAAACAGCTAATTTGGCAAACCGTAGTGGGGATCCTGTGTTAGCACGTATATGTGGCACAATTGCAGCGGACGAGAAGCGGCATGAAAATGCCTATCAGAAGATGGTGGAGAAATTGTTAGAAGTGGACCCCACAGAAACCATGATAACGATTGCTGACGTATTGGGTCATAACATCACCATGCCCGCCAGCTTGATGTATGATGGTGAGAACTCAAATCTCTTCAACCATTTCTCCATTGTCACACAAAAGCTAGGTGTCTACACCATCGCAGACTATGCTGATATCTTGGAGTTCCTAGTTGGGCGATGGAAGCTAGAGAAGATAGGGGGCCTTGACGGAAAAGCCCAAGAAGCTCAGGATTTCGTTTGTGGGTTGCCACGCAAGATTAGGAGGCTACAAGAACGGGCCGAAGAACGAGCCCAGAAGTTGAAGCCTCAAACCATGCGTTTAAGCTGGATCTTCAACCGGGAGATCACCGTGTAG